A single genomic interval of Cucumis sativus cultivar 9930 chromosome 7, Cucumber_9930_V3, whole genome shotgun sequence harbors:
- the LOC101213167 gene encoding uncharacterized protein LOC101213167 isoform X1 → MNLSGKELEEQLKEIGSELLKPPSSTDALLKGLDKAECLLTNVEQSPTRSMRDTLLPLMKALISDKLLKHSEEDVKVTATACITEITRITAPDAPYDDDKMKVIFQLTLEAFRKLSNVSGRCYMKALSILDAVAKVRLCLVMLDLECDNLILEMFQSFLKLIRSNHPTAVFSAMEAIMTNVLDESEEVSSDLLRPILASVRKENQEATSISWKLAERVMSNCATKLQPYLMDAVQSLGASLDDYAPVVMSICRNETDNIDDGKHLVTQMHTPDASIEENPRTDAASESLISGSTVAAGNDNILKGSSKKSQKCSEQSKIAETKIPDNVESKKAEDTLDTVPKKRGRKPNSLMNPDEGYEHYWIGKGRERSRLSNQNKSNDQETKFSPVSLRIEKVSLPTKVEKVSSGHAAEKHIQSKVEGVNENMTKKEENTRVRSRKPKVGKSRKDKTTAVSPVSPRVESLPTEEEKESPGHAEEKHIQSEDELVNENMKKMEEKARVRSRKSKIGMSRKDEGTKFSSVNSKVKKASLSAEVGKESSAHTEEKRIQVEDEVVNENTEMVKKAQARSRRSTVGKSRKDKATKFSSISPKVQRDTLTTEEESSADAEEKPLQSEDEVVNEHVKMMEEKTQSRAKKSKTGKCKDKAIHDPRCVISEEKVSVPSDYKEKLSVHLVMKLRVKSTNGDGSVVQKDVIVKSTDTDMDKNIHKSSTCEDSGSAKLDGDDYVEETPQAEATRRHAIVEKEVMSISSAGEELVGRRIKVWWPLDRMFYEGIVRSFDPVKKKHQVSYDDGDEEILNLKKQRYELIVADPLLVGDEEMDVPETEASSDILRKRKRKNMSESDKEEKTYSSTRRVRASTKRKSDVKSAKSSEKAANSSMLRKHVISDESMDEAGSVDNSTKGNDKKLIDLIKNSRLRINLKSKQNASGRE, encoded by the exons ATGAACTTGTCTGGGAAAGAACTCGAGGAGCAACTCAAGGAGATTGGAAGCGAGCTTCTAAAACCCCCTTCTTCCACTGATGCGCTTCTCAAAGGTCTTGAT AAAGCGGAGTGTCTGTTGACAAATGTGGAGCAATCGCCAACGAGATCTATGCGAGACACACTGCTGCCCTTAATGAAGGCATTGATTTCTGATAAGCTTTTGAAGCATTCAGAAGAGGATGTGAAGGTTACAGCAACAGCCTGCATTACTGAGATTACAAGAATAACAGCACCAGATGCCCCttatgatgatgataaaaTGAAG GTGATTTTTCAGTTAACTTTGGAAGCATTTAGAAAGTTGTCAAATGTATCTGGGCGTTGTTATATGAAGGCTTTATCCATTCTTGATGCTGTTGCGAAAGTCCGTTTGTGCTTGGTGATGCTGGATCTGGAGTGTGATAATTTGATTCTCGAAATGTTCCAGAGCTTCCTAAAACTCATTAG GTCCAACCATCCAACTGCTGTTTTTTCAGCCATGGAAGCGATTATGACTAATGTGTTAGATGAAAGTGAAGAAGTCTCGTCAGATCTTCTCAGGCCTATTTTAGCTAGTGTCAGAAAGGAAAATCAG GAAGCCACTTCTATTTCATGGAAACTGGCAGAAAGGGTTATGTCCAACTGTGCTACTAAGCTCCAGCCCTATCTTATGGATGCAGTTCAGTCTCTTGGTGCTTCTTTGGATGACTATGCTCCCGTAGTTATGTCTATATGTCGAAATGAAACTGATAACATTGATGATGGGAAACATTTG GTGACACAGATGCATACGCCAGATGCAAGCATTGAGGAAAATCCTCGAACTGATGCTGCTTCAGAATCATTGATATCCGGCAGTACAGTTGCCGCAGGGAATGACAACATACTAAAGGGATCCTCTAAAAAATCACAGAAATGTAGTGAACAGTCAAAAATTGCAGAAACCAAGATACCTGACAATGTAGAATCTAAGAAGGCTGAGGACACATTAGACACTGTTCCAAAGAAACGAGGGAGGAAACCCAACTCCTTAATGAATCCAGATGAAGGCTATGAACATTATTGGATTGGAAAAGGTCGGGAAAGGTCCAGACTATCCAATCAAAATAAGTCTAATGACcaagaaactaaattttctcCTGTAAGCCTAAGAATAGAAAAGGTTTCTTTGCCAACAAAGGTAGAAAAGGTTTCGTCTGGACATGCTGCAGAGAAACATATACAATCTAAAGTTGAAGGGGTAAATGAGAACATGacaaagaaggaagaaaacacTCGGGTGAGGTCAAGGAAACCTAAAGTTGGCAAGTCTAGGAAGGATAAAACAACTGCAGTTTCTCCTGTAAGCCCAAGAGTGGAATCATTGCCAACAGAGGAAGAAAAGGAGTCTCCTGGACATGCTGAGGAGAAACATATACAATCTGAAGATGAATTAGTAAATGAGAACATGAaaaagatggaagaaaaagCTCGGGTGAGGTCAAGGAAATCTAAAATTGGTATGTCTAGGAAGGATGAAGGCACTAAATTTTCTTCTGTAaactcaaaagtaaaaaaggcTTCTTTGTCAGCAGAGGTTGGAAAAGAGTCTTCTGCACATACTGAAGAGAAACGCATACAGGTTGAAGATGAAGTGGTAAATGAGAATACGGAGATGGTAAAGAAAGCTCAGGCAAGGTCAAGGAGATCTACAGTTGGTAAGTCTAGGAAGGATAAAGCAactaaattttcttctataaGCCCAAAAGTGCAAAGGGATACTTTGACAACAGAGGAAGAGTCTTCTGCAGATGCTGAAGAGAAACCTTTACAGTCGGAAGACGAAGTGGTAAATGAGCACGTGAAAATGATGGAAGAAAAAACTCAGTCAAGGGCAAAGAAATCTAAAACTGGCAAGTGTAAGGATAAAGCAATCCATGATCCTAGATGTGTTATTTCAGAGGAGAAAGTTTCTGTTCCCTCTgattacaaagaaaaactgTCAGTGCATTTGGTTATGAAGTTGAGAGTGAAGAGCACCAACGGGGATGGGTCAGTAGTCCAAAAAGATGTTATAGTGAAATCCACTGATACTGATATGGATAAGAATATTCATAAATCATCAACCTGTGAG GATTCCGGATCTGCCAAGTTAGATGGTGATGATTACGTGGAAGAAACTCCACAGGCAGAAGCTACAAGGAGGCATGCCATTGTGGAAAAAGAA GTAATGAGCATATCAAGTGCTGGAGAGGAACTGGTTGGTAGGAGAATAAAGGTTTGGTGGCCCCTGGACAGAAT GTTTTATGAAGGCATTGTCCGTAGTTTTGACCCTGTCAAGAAAAAGCACCAG GTGTCATATGATGATGGCGATGAAGAAATATTAAACCTCAAAAAGCAACGATATGAGCTAATTGTTGCTGATCCTCTGCTAGTTGGG GATGAGGAGATGGATGTCCCAGAAACAGAAGCTTCCTCGGATAT ACTGCgaaagaggaaaaggaaaaacatgTCAGAATCAGACAAGGAGGAAAAGACCTATTCTTCAACCAGAAG GGTTAGAGCTTCAACCAAGAGGAAATCTGACGTTAAATCTGCAAAGTCAAGTGAAAAAGCTGCCAATAGTTCCATGCTCAGGAAGCATGTTATCTCTGATGAATCAATGGACGAAGCAGGGAGTGTCGATAATAGTACAAAAGGAAATGATAAAAAGCTCATAGACTTGATAAAAAACAGTCGACTAAGGATTAACTTAAAGTCCAAGCAGAATGCATCAGGCAGGGAATAA
- the LOC101213167 gene encoding uncharacterized protein LOC101213167 isoform X5: MEAIMTNVLDESEEVSSDLLRPILASVRKENQEATSISWKLAERVMSNCATKLQPYLMDAVQSLGASLDDYAPVVMSICRNETDNIDDGKHLVTQMHTPDASIEENPRTDAASESLISGSTVAAGNDNILKGSSKKSQKCSEQSKIAETKIPDNVESKKAEDTLDTVPKKRGRKPNSLMNPDEGYEHYWIGKGRERSRLSNQNKSNDQETKFSPVSLRIEKVSLPTKVEKVSSGHAAEKHIQSKVEGVNENMTKKEENTRVRSRKPKVGKSRKDKTTAVSPVSPRVESLPTEEEKESPGHAEEKHIQSEDELVNENMKKMEEKARVRSRKSKIGMSRKDEGTKFSSVNSKVKKASLSAEVGKESSAHTEEKRIQVEDEVVNENTEMVKKAQARSRRSTVGKSRKDKATKFSSISPKVQRDTLTTEEESSADAEEKPLQSEDEVVNEHVKMMEEKTQSRAKKSKTGKCKDKAIHDPRCVISEEKVSVPSDYKEKLSVHLVMKLRVKSTNGDGSVVQKDVIVKSTDTDMDKNIHKSSTCEDSGSAKLDGDDYVEETPQAEATRRHAIVEKEVMSISSAGEELVGRRIKVWWPLDRMFYEGIVRSFDPVKKKHQVSYDDGDEEILNLKKQRYELIVADPLLVGDEEMDVPETEASSDILRKRKRKNMSESDKEEKTYSSTRRVRASTKRKSDVKSAKSSEKAANSSMLRKHVISDESMDEAGSVDNSTKGNDKKLIDLIKNSRLRINLKSKQNASGRE, translated from the exons ATGGAAGCGATTATGACTAATGTGTTAGATGAAAGTGAAGAAGTCTCGTCAGATCTTCTCAGGCCTATTTTAGCTAGTGTCAGAAAGGAAAATCAG GAAGCCACTTCTATTTCATGGAAACTGGCAGAAAGGGTTATGTCCAACTGTGCTACTAAGCTCCAGCCCTATCTTATGGATGCAGTTCAGTCTCTTGGTGCTTCTTTGGATGACTATGCTCCCGTAGTTATGTCTATATGTCGAAATGAAACTGATAACATTGATGATGGGAAACATTTG GTGACACAGATGCATACGCCAGATGCAAGCATTGAGGAAAATCCTCGAACTGATGCTGCTTCAGAATCATTGATATCCGGCAGTACAGTTGCCGCAGGGAATGACAACATACTAAAGGGATCCTCTAAAAAATCACAGAAATGTAGTGAACAGTCAAAAATTGCAGAAACCAAGATACCTGACAATGTAGAATCTAAGAAGGCTGAGGACACATTAGACACTGTTCCAAAGAAACGAGGGAGGAAACCCAACTCCTTAATGAATCCAGATGAAGGCTATGAACATTATTGGATTGGAAAAGGTCGGGAAAGGTCCAGACTATCCAATCAAAATAAGTCTAATGACcaagaaactaaattttctcCTGTAAGCCTAAGAATAGAAAAGGTTTCTTTGCCAACAAAGGTAGAAAAGGTTTCGTCTGGACATGCTGCAGAGAAACATATACAATCTAAAGTTGAAGGGGTAAATGAGAACATGacaaagaaggaagaaaacacTCGGGTGAGGTCAAGGAAACCTAAAGTTGGCAAGTCTAGGAAGGATAAAACAACTGCAGTTTCTCCTGTAAGCCCAAGAGTGGAATCATTGCCAACAGAGGAAGAAAAGGAGTCTCCTGGACATGCTGAGGAGAAACATATACAATCTGAAGATGAATTAGTAAATGAGAACATGAaaaagatggaagaaaaagCTCGGGTGAGGTCAAGGAAATCTAAAATTGGTATGTCTAGGAAGGATGAAGGCACTAAATTTTCTTCTGTAaactcaaaagtaaaaaaggcTTCTTTGTCAGCAGAGGTTGGAAAAGAGTCTTCTGCACATACTGAAGAGAAACGCATACAGGTTGAAGATGAAGTGGTAAATGAGAATACGGAGATGGTAAAGAAAGCTCAGGCAAGGTCAAGGAGATCTACAGTTGGTAAGTCTAGGAAGGATAAAGCAactaaattttcttctataaGCCCAAAAGTGCAAAGGGATACTTTGACAACAGAGGAAGAGTCTTCTGCAGATGCTGAAGAGAAACCTTTACAGTCGGAAGACGAAGTGGTAAATGAGCACGTGAAAATGATGGAAGAAAAAACTCAGTCAAGGGCAAAGAAATCTAAAACTGGCAAGTGTAAGGATAAAGCAATCCATGATCCTAGATGTGTTATTTCAGAGGAGAAAGTTTCTGTTCCCTCTgattacaaagaaaaactgTCAGTGCATTTGGTTATGAAGTTGAGAGTGAAGAGCACCAACGGGGATGGGTCAGTAGTCCAAAAAGATGTTATAGTGAAATCCACTGATACTGATATGGATAAGAATATTCATAAATCATCAACCTGTGAG GATTCCGGATCTGCCAAGTTAGATGGTGATGATTACGTGGAAGAAACTCCACAGGCAGAAGCTACAAGGAGGCATGCCATTGTGGAAAAAGAA GTAATGAGCATATCAAGTGCTGGAGAGGAACTGGTTGGTAGGAGAATAAAGGTTTGGTGGCCCCTGGACAGAAT GTTTTATGAAGGCATTGTCCGTAGTTTTGACCCTGTCAAGAAAAAGCACCAG GTGTCATATGATGATGGCGATGAAGAAATATTAAACCTCAAAAAGCAACGATATGAGCTAATTGTTGCTGATCCTCTGCTAGTTGGG GATGAGGAGATGGATGTCCCAGAAACAGAAGCTTCCTCGGATAT ACTGCgaaagaggaaaaggaaaaacatgTCAGAATCAGACAAGGAGGAAAAGACCTATTCTTCAACCAGAAG GGTTAGAGCTTCAACCAAGAGGAAATCTGACGTTAAATCTGCAAAGTCAAGTGAAAAAGCTGCCAATAGTTCCATGCTCAGGAAGCATGTTATCTCTGATGAATCAATGGACGAAGCAGGGAGTGTCGATAATAGTACAAAAGGAAATGATAAAAAGCTCATAGACTTGATAAAAAACAGTCGACTAAGGATTAACTTAAAGTCCAAGCAGAATGCATCAGGCAGGGAATAA
- the LOC101213167 gene encoding uncharacterized protein LOC101213167 isoform X3: MRDTLLPLMKALISDKLLKHSEEDVKVTATACITEITRITAPDAPYDDDKMKVIFQLTLEAFRKLSNVSGRCYMKALSILDAVAKVRLCLVMLDLECDNLILEMFQSFLKLIRSNHPTAVFSAMEAIMTNVLDESEEVSSDLLRPILASVRKENQEATSISWKLAERVMSNCATKLQPYLMDAVQSLGASLDDYAPVVMSICRNETDNIDDGKHLVTQMHTPDASIEENPRTDAASESLISGSTVAAGNDNILKGSSKKSQKCSEQSKIAETKIPDNVESKKAEDTLDTVPKKRGRKPNSLMNPDEGYEHYWIGKGRERSRLSNQNKSNDQETKFSPVSLRIEKVSLPTKVEKVSSGHAAEKHIQSKVEGVNENMTKKEENTRVRSRKPKVGKSRKDKTTAVSPVSPRVESLPTEEEKESPGHAEEKHIQSEDELVNENMKKMEEKARVRSRKSKIGMSRKDEGTKFSSVNSKVKKASLSAEVGKESSAHTEEKRIQVEDEVVNENTEMVKKAQARSRRSTVGKSRKDKATKFSSISPKVQRDTLTTEEESSADAEEKPLQSEDEVVNEHVKMMEEKTQSRAKKSKTGKCKDKAIHDPRCVISEEKVSVPSDYKEKLSVHLVMKLRVKSTNGDGSVVQKDVIVKSTDTDMDKNIHKSSTCEDSGSAKLDGDDYVEETPQAEATRRHAIVEKEVMSISSAGEELVGRRIKVWWPLDRMFYEGIVRSFDPVKKKHQVSYDDGDEEILNLKKQRYELIVADPLLVGDEEMDVPETEASSDILRKRKRKNMSESDKEEKTYSSTRRVRASTKRKSDVKSAKSSEKAANSSMLRKHVISDESMDEAGSVDNSTKGNDKKLIDLIKNSRLRINLKSKQNASGRE; the protein is encoded by the exons ATGCGAGACACACTGCTGCCCTTAATGAAGGCATTGATTTCTGATAAGCTTTTGAAGCATTCAGAAGAGGATGTGAAGGTTACAGCAACAGCCTGCATTACTGAGATTACAAGAATAACAGCACCAGATGCCCCttatgatgatgataaaaTGAAG GTGATTTTTCAGTTAACTTTGGAAGCATTTAGAAAGTTGTCAAATGTATCTGGGCGTTGTTATATGAAGGCTTTATCCATTCTTGATGCTGTTGCGAAAGTCCGTTTGTGCTTGGTGATGCTGGATCTGGAGTGTGATAATTTGATTCTCGAAATGTTCCAGAGCTTCCTAAAACTCATTAG GTCCAACCATCCAACTGCTGTTTTTTCAGCCATGGAAGCGATTATGACTAATGTGTTAGATGAAAGTGAAGAAGTCTCGTCAGATCTTCTCAGGCCTATTTTAGCTAGTGTCAGAAAGGAAAATCAG GAAGCCACTTCTATTTCATGGAAACTGGCAGAAAGGGTTATGTCCAACTGTGCTACTAAGCTCCAGCCCTATCTTATGGATGCAGTTCAGTCTCTTGGTGCTTCTTTGGATGACTATGCTCCCGTAGTTATGTCTATATGTCGAAATGAAACTGATAACATTGATGATGGGAAACATTTG GTGACACAGATGCATACGCCAGATGCAAGCATTGAGGAAAATCCTCGAACTGATGCTGCTTCAGAATCATTGATATCCGGCAGTACAGTTGCCGCAGGGAATGACAACATACTAAAGGGATCCTCTAAAAAATCACAGAAATGTAGTGAACAGTCAAAAATTGCAGAAACCAAGATACCTGACAATGTAGAATCTAAGAAGGCTGAGGACACATTAGACACTGTTCCAAAGAAACGAGGGAGGAAACCCAACTCCTTAATGAATCCAGATGAAGGCTATGAACATTATTGGATTGGAAAAGGTCGGGAAAGGTCCAGACTATCCAATCAAAATAAGTCTAATGACcaagaaactaaattttctcCTGTAAGCCTAAGAATAGAAAAGGTTTCTTTGCCAACAAAGGTAGAAAAGGTTTCGTCTGGACATGCTGCAGAGAAACATATACAATCTAAAGTTGAAGGGGTAAATGAGAACATGacaaagaaggaagaaaacacTCGGGTGAGGTCAAGGAAACCTAAAGTTGGCAAGTCTAGGAAGGATAAAACAACTGCAGTTTCTCCTGTAAGCCCAAGAGTGGAATCATTGCCAACAGAGGAAGAAAAGGAGTCTCCTGGACATGCTGAGGAGAAACATATACAATCTGAAGATGAATTAGTAAATGAGAACATGAaaaagatggaagaaaaagCTCGGGTGAGGTCAAGGAAATCTAAAATTGGTATGTCTAGGAAGGATGAAGGCACTAAATTTTCTTCTGTAaactcaaaagtaaaaaaggcTTCTTTGTCAGCAGAGGTTGGAAAAGAGTCTTCTGCACATACTGAAGAGAAACGCATACAGGTTGAAGATGAAGTGGTAAATGAGAATACGGAGATGGTAAAGAAAGCTCAGGCAAGGTCAAGGAGATCTACAGTTGGTAAGTCTAGGAAGGATAAAGCAactaaattttcttctataaGCCCAAAAGTGCAAAGGGATACTTTGACAACAGAGGAAGAGTCTTCTGCAGATGCTGAAGAGAAACCTTTACAGTCGGAAGACGAAGTGGTAAATGAGCACGTGAAAATGATGGAAGAAAAAACTCAGTCAAGGGCAAAGAAATCTAAAACTGGCAAGTGTAAGGATAAAGCAATCCATGATCCTAGATGTGTTATTTCAGAGGAGAAAGTTTCTGTTCCCTCTgattacaaagaaaaactgTCAGTGCATTTGGTTATGAAGTTGAGAGTGAAGAGCACCAACGGGGATGGGTCAGTAGTCCAAAAAGATGTTATAGTGAAATCCACTGATACTGATATGGATAAGAATATTCATAAATCATCAACCTGTGAG GATTCCGGATCTGCCAAGTTAGATGGTGATGATTACGTGGAAGAAACTCCACAGGCAGAAGCTACAAGGAGGCATGCCATTGTGGAAAAAGAA GTAATGAGCATATCAAGTGCTGGAGAGGAACTGGTTGGTAGGAGAATAAAGGTTTGGTGGCCCCTGGACAGAAT GTTTTATGAAGGCATTGTCCGTAGTTTTGACCCTGTCAAGAAAAAGCACCAG GTGTCATATGATGATGGCGATGAAGAAATATTAAACCTCAAAAAGCAACGATATGAGCTAATTGTTGCTGATCCTCTGCTAGTTGGG GATGAGGAGATGGATGTCCCAGAAACAGAAGCTTCCTCGGATAT ACTGCgaaagaggaaaaggaaaaacatgTCAGAATCAGACAAGGAGGAAAAGACCTATTCTTCAACCAGAAG GGTTAGAGCTTCAACCAAGAGGAAATCTGACGTTAAATCTGCAAAGTCAAGTGAAAAAGCTGCCAATAGTTCCATGCTCAGGAAGCATGTTATCTCTGATGAATCAATGGACGAAGCAGGGAGTGTCGATAATAGTACAAAAGGAAATGATAAAAAGCTCATAGACTTGATAAAAAACAGTCGACTAAGGATTAACTTAAAGTCCAAGCAGAATGCATCAGGCAGGGAATAA
- the LOC101213167 gene encoding uncharacterized protein LOC101213167 isoform X2, whose translation MNLSGKELEEQLKEIGSELLKPPSSTDALLKGLDKAECLLTNVEQSPTRSMRDTLLPLMKALISDKLLKHSEEDVKVTATACITEITRITAPDAPYDDDKMKVIFQLTLEAFRKLSNVSGRCYMKALSILDAVAKVRLCLVMLDLECDNLILEMFQSFLKLIRSNHPTAVFSAMEAIMTNVLDESEEVSSDLLRPILASVRKENQEATSISWKLAERVMSNCATKLQPYLMDAVQSLGASLDDYAPVVMSICRNETDNIDDGKHLVTQMHTPDASIEENPRTDAASESLISGSTVAAGNDNILKGSSKKSQKCSEQSKIAETKIPDNVESKKAEDTLDTVPKKRGRKPNSLMNPDEGYEHYWIGKGRERSRLSNQNKSNDQETKFSPVSLRIEKVSLPTKVEKVSSGHAAEKHIQSKVEGVNENMTKKEENTRVRSRKPKVGKSRKDKTTAVSPVSPRVESLPTEEEKESPGHAEEKHIQSEDELVNENMKKMEEKARVRSRKSKIGMSRKDEGTKFSSVNSKVKKASLSAEVGKESSAHTEEKRIQVEDEVVNENTEMVKKAQARSRRSTVGKSRKDKATKFSSISPKVQRDTLTTEEESSADAEEKPLQSEDEVVNEHVKMMEEKTQSRAKKSKTGKCKDKAIHDPRCVISEEKVSVPSDYKEKLSVHLVMKLRVKSTNGDGSVVQKDVIVKSTDTDMDKNIHKSSTCEDSGSAKLDGDDYVEETPQAEATRRHAIVEKEVMSISSAGEELVGRRIKVWWPLDRMFYEGIVRSFDPVKKKHQVSYDDGDEEILNLKKQRYELIVADPLLVGDEEMDVPETEASSDIVDCERGKGKTCQNQTRRKRPILQPEGLELQPRGNLTLNLQSQVKKLPIVPCSGSMLSLMNQWTKQGVSIIVQKEMIKSS comes from the exons ATGAACTTGTCTGGGAAAGAACTCGAGGAGCAACTCAAGGAGATTGGAAGCGAGCTTCTAAAACCCCCTTCTTCCACTGATGCGCTTCTCAAAGGTCTTGAT AAAGCGGAGTGTCTGTTGACAAATGTGGAGCAATCGCCAACGAGATCTATGCGAGACACACTGCTGCCCTTAATGAAGGCATTGATTTCTGATAAGCTTTTGAAGCATTCAGAAGAGGATGTGAAGGTTACAGCAACAGCCTGCATTACTGAGATTACAAGAATAACAGCACCAGATGCCCCttatgatgatgataaaaTGAAG GTGATTTTTCAGTTAACTTTGGAAGCATTTAGAAAGTTGTCAAATGTATCTGGGCGTTGTTATATGAAGGCTTTATCCATTCTTGATGCTGTTGCGAAAGTCCGTTTGTGCTTGGTGATGCTGGATCTGGAGTGTGATAATTTGATTCTCGAAATGTTCCAGAGCTTCCTAAAACTCATTAG GTCCAACCATCCAACTGCTGTTTTTTCAGCCATGGAAGCGATTATGACTAATGTGTTAGATGAAAGTGAAGAAGTCTCGTCAGATCTTCTCAGGCCTATTTTAGCTAGTGTCAGAAAGGAAAATCAG GAAGCCACTTCTATTTCATGGAAACTGGCAGAAAGGGTTATGTCCAACTGTGCTACTAAGCTCCAGCCCTATCTTATGGATGCAGTTCAGTCTCTTGGTGCTTCTTTGGATGACTATGCTCCCGTAGTTATGTCTATATGTCGAAATGAAACTGATAACATTGATGATGGGAAACATTTG GTGACACAGATGCATACGCCAGATGCAAGCATTGAGGAAAATCCTCGAACTGATGCTGCTTCAGAATCATTGATATCCGGCAGTACAGTTGCCGCAGGGAATGACAACATACTAAAGGGATCCTCTAAAAAATCACAGAAATGTAGTGAACAGTCAAAAATTGCAGAAACCAAGATACCTGACAATGTAGAATCTAAGAAGGCTGAGGACACATTAGACACTGTTCCAAAGAAACGAGGGAGGAAACCCAACTCCTTAATGAATCCAGATGAAGGCTATGAACATTATTGGATTGGAAAAGGTCGGGAAAGGTCCAGACTATCCAATCAAAATAAGTCTAATGACcaagaaactaaattttctcCTGTAAGCCTAAGAATAGAAAAGGTTTCTTTGCCAACAAAGGTAGAAAAGGTTTCGTCTGGACATGCTGCAGAGAAACATATACAATCTAAAGTTGAAGGGGTAAATGAGAACATGacaaagaaggaagaaaacacTCGGGTGAGGTCAAGGAAACCTAAAGTTGGCAAGTCTAGGAAGGATAAAACAACTGCAGTTTCTCCTGTAAGCCCAAGAGTGGAATCATTGCCAACAGAGGAAGAAAAGGAGTCTCCTGGACATGCTGAGGAGAAACATATACAATCTGAAGATGAATTAGTAAATGAGAACATGAaaaagatggaagaaaaagCTCGGGTGAGGTCAAGGAAATCTAAAATTGGTATGTCTAGGAAGGATGAAGGCACTAAATTTTCTTCTGTAaactcaaaagtaaaaaaggcTTCTTTGTCAGCAGAGGTTGGAAAAGAGTCTTCTGCACATACTGAAGAGAAACGCATACAGGTTGAAGATGAAGTGGTAAATGAGAATACGGAGATGGTAAAGAAAGCTCAGGCAAGGTCAAGGAGATCTACAGTTGGTAAGTCTAGGAAGGATAAAGCAactaaattttcttctataaGCCCAAAAGTGCAAAGGGATACTTTGACAACAGAGGAAGAGTCTTCTGCAGATGCTGAAGAGAAACCTTTACAGTCGGAAGACGAAGTGGTAAATGAGCACGTGAAAATGATGGAAGAAAAAACTCAGTCAAGGGCAAAGAAATCTAAAACTGGCAAGTGTAAGGATAAAGCAATCCATGATCCTAGATGTGTTATTTCAGAGGAGAAAGTTTCTGTTCCCTCTgattacaaagaaaaactgTCAGTGCATTTGGTTATGAAGTTGAGAGTGAAGAGCACCAACGGGGATGGGTCAGTAGTCCAAAAAGATGTTATAGTGAAATCCACTGATACTGATATGGATAAGAATATTCATAAATCATCAACCTGTGAG GATTCCGGATCTGCCAAGTTAGATGGTGATGATTACGTGGAAGAAACTCCACAGGCAGAAGCTACAAGGAGGCATGCCATTGTGGAAAAAGAA GTAATGAGCATATCAAGTGCTGGAGAGGAACTGGTTGGTAGGAGAATAAAGGTTTGGTGGCCCCTGGACAGAAT GTTTTATGAAGGCATTGTCCGTAGTTTTGACCCTGTCAAGAAAAAGCACCAG GTGTCATATGATGATGGCGATGAAGAAATATTAAACCTCAAAAAGCAACGATATGAGCTAATTGTTGCTGATCCTCTGCTAGTTGGG GATGAGGAGATGGATGTCCCAGAAACAGAAGCTTCCTCGGATAT AGTAGACTGCgaaagaggaaaaggaaaaacatgTCAGAATCAGACAAGGAGGAAAAGACCTATTCTTCAACCAGAAG GGTTAGAGCTTCAACCAAGAGGAAATCTGACGTTAAATCTGCAAAGTCAAGTGAAAAAGCTGCCAATAGTTCCATGCTCAGGAAGCATGTTATCTCTGATGAATCAATGGACGAAGCAGGGAGTGTCGATAATAGTACAAAAGGAAATGATAAAAAGCTCATAG